From the Cyclopterus lumpus isolate fCycLum1 chromosome 25, fCycLum1.pri, whole genome shotgun sequence genome, the window ATTACCAGCGGTCGCCACACGGTCGTCTTTCAGACAGTCAGAAAAAACATTGGAccaaacaaacatgcaaaacTGTCTCTGGCTTTGGAATCAAACGGCTTCTTTTTCCAGAAAGCCGGTTGCGTACTCTTCGTTAGCGCCCTACAGATGCCGCACGTCACGTATTctattctctctttgtgtctacTCAACAAAAAATAACTCTGGATACATTCTAGAAAGGAACACGCAGCTGGGTTGGTCGGGTACGGAGGAGGCAGGtcctggtggaggtgtgtggatatatggtggaggtgtgtggaTATATGgtggacccccccccaccctgcaggAAGCATTTTTTAGGGGTGCACTTTGAAGGAGAGCAGCTCCTCCGAGTGCAAGTTGTTGAGGGAACGCAGCTCGGAGAGCTTGAGCAGCAGCTTGGTGAAGGTGGTGGCCGACTCCTCGGCGTGGTTCTGCATCACCAGGTTTCTCAGACCCCGGATCAGTTTGTCCTGCAGGGCCTCGACGGCGTTCAGGTCCTGGATCCCTGAGCGATCTGTGCCACAAGAACAGAGGGCGAGAAAGGGTTAATGCCGGAGGCCAGAGGGGGCTTTGGGAATGAGTTTCCTATCCTAAGACTAAGGGACGTTTCGCTTTGAAATACGTCACATTGCTGGTTTTCTTACCGGCTGAGACGAGCACCACGGCCGTGAAGAGGCTCATTTCGTCCGAGTCGAGCCGCAGCGCCGCCAGCTTCTCGCTGAACTCGCACATGGAGTTGAGCAGCTCGCCGGCGCCCAGCGACCGCAGCGTGTCGAGGCTGTAGCGCTTGCCGCTCAGGAAGGTCACCGTGCGCTCGACCACGTTGAACAGAGAGGCGAATCGGACCATCAGCACCTCAAAGGTCCCGGCCTTCAGGAGGCCGACCTGGTCGTGCTCGGGGAGGTCGCGGAAGCCCGGGATCCTCTTGGCGAAGTCGACCACCTCCCGCACGGCGGGGGTGAAGCTCATGGAGAACTCCTCCCACACCTCCTGGCTCGGCTTGCGGGGGTCCACGAAGGGCGACGTGTTCATGGGACACACCTggatatgaaaaaaaacaagtcgaGGCGGTCAAATCGGGGAAGGAGGCACCGAACTTTACTTTTAGagtcaaaaatatttaaataaatgtcgagaactaaaaagactaaataaataaatgactcacCAAGTGCGCTCTGTTGTTCACGCAGCTGGTTGGTCCACTTGAGGCAGTTTGTGTGTTGCAGCCATATTGTCTCTGGCCGCCTTCTGATGCTTTACAGCTAGGGGTGCTGGCGAGCTGCTGCTGGTAAACTCCCCTATCCTCCCTGTAAGCGGTGTTGGCGACGTGCTGGTGACCCCCGATGACCACGTTGTTGTTCCAGCAGCTCCAGCtactcctctgctcctccagccgGCCGTCACACCCCGTCTCAAGGGCGACGGTCCCCGACGAGGGCGACCTCTGCTGGCTGTACGCGAAGGCATCGCGGcgctgcagctgttgttgttgttgttgttgttgttgttgctgctgctgttgctgctgccgCCTGCTTGCCGTCACAGCCTCGTCCTCGCCGCTGTCCGACGCGCAGGAGGAGGCTGAGCTGGAGTTGGTGTCCATGGAAACCACGGACTCAGAGTCCTGGGGGCACTGCGGGGAGGACGGGTTGGAGCACGACGGGGAGtcggaagtggaggaggaggaaggcgagGAGCCGGCGTCGCTGGTCATGGCCTCCACGGGGCTCTGGTGGCCGTGCAGCATGCTGTGCAGCTGGCTGTTGTTGCTCATCATGTTGTTCATGGCGTTCTGCATCTCCAGCAGCATCCTCTGCTTCTCCCTCTTTGGGATGCGGCCAAATCGGACAGCTGCGAGTAAAAAAAACTACCATTAGTGTCGTGATTTTAAAAGAGGACATTTAAACGAGCTATGGAGTAAATAAAACGGAAAGCACTGCTCACCATCTCTGGACATGCCGACGGCCAGACACTTCTTGAACCGACACTG encodes:
- the nr1d2a gene encoding nuclear receptor subfamily 1 group D member 2a; translation: MPEDMGTTKPGGVIAYISSGSASSPESFMFSTSPSRGFLATAQSASRPALPSRAVGMVVDISPPAKRCHGAEKAGRSSTSAKSSITKINGMVLLCKVCGDVASGFHYGVHACEGCKGFFRRSIQQNIQYKKCLKMENCTIMRINRNRCQQCRFKKCLAVGMSRDAVRFGRIPKREKQRMLLEMQNAMNNMMSNNSQLHSMLHGHQSPVEAMTSDAGSSPSSSSTSDSPSCSNPSSPQCPQDSESVVSMDTNSSSASSCASDSGEDEAVTASRRQQQQQQQQQQQQQQQQLQRRDAFAYSQQRSPSSGTVALETGCDGRLEEQRSSWSCWNNNVVIGGHQHVANTAYREDRGVYQQQLASTPSCKASEGGQRQYGCNTQTASSGPTSCVNNRAHLVCPMNTSPFVDPRKPSQEVWEEFSMSFTPAVREVVDFAKRIPGFRDLPEHDQVGLLKAGTFEVLMVRFASLFNVVERTVTFLSGKRYSLDTLRSLGAGELLNSMCEFSEKLAALRLDSDEMSLFTAVVLVSADRSGIQDLNAVEALQDKLIRGLRNLVMQNHAEESATTFTKLLLKLSELRSLNNLHSEELLSFKVHP